Proteins from a single region of Desulfolutivibrio sulfoxidireducens:
- the dsrP gene encoding sulfate reduction electron transfer complex DsrMKJOP subunit DsrP: MLEKALKGSPRYWGLIVGLLCVIGLGAGFWMYQLTKGLVITDLSRDVSWGFYIAQLTYFVGVAASAVMLVLPYYFHHFKDFSKMIILGEFLAISSVLMCMLFVVVDLGQPQRMLNIIFHPTPNSVLFWDMIVLNGYLFLNAIIGWVTLQAFRNDMAPPAWVKPLIYLSVIWAFSIHTVTAFLYAGLPGRHYWLTAIMAARFLASAFCSGPAILLLLTLLVRRLTTFDPGKKAIDTLATIITYAMCVNVFFFLLELFTAFYSNMPGHMAPIVYLFKGFDGDTTLVPFMWTAAVLAIISLAMLIPYQIRQKRPALITALIFLVIASWIDKGMGLIVAGFAPNPFEKVTSYLPTVPELMVASMVFAIGALVLTVLWKVALGVRSEVEGGNLSMVAQKSE; encoded by the coding sequence ATGCTCGAAAAAGCACTCAAAGGTTCCCCGCGCTACTGGGGCCTGATCGTCGGCCTTTTGTGCGTCATCGGCCTGGGGGCTGGCTTCTGGATGTACCAGCTCACCAAGGGCCTGGTGATCACCGACCTAAGCCGCGACGTGTCCTGGGGCTTCTACATCGCCCAGCTCACGTACTTCGTCGGCGTGGCCGCCTCGGCGGTGATGCTGGTTCTGCCCTACTACTTCCACCATTTCAAAGACTTCTCCAAGATGATCATCCTTGGGGAATTTCTGGCCATCTCCTCGGTGCTCATGTGCATGCTCTTCGTGGTGGTGGATCTTGGGCAGCCCCAGCGGATGCTGAACATCATCTTCCATCCCACGCCCAACTCGGTCCTTTTCTGGGACATGATCGTCCTTAACGGCTATCTGTTCTTAAACGCCATCATCGGCTGGGTGACCCTGCAGGCGTTTCGCAACGACATGGCCCCGCCCGCCTGGGTCAAGCCCCTGATCTACCTCTCGGTGATCTGGGCCTTCTCCATCCACACGGTGACGGCCTTTTTGTACGCCGGCCTGCCCGGCCGCCACTACTGGCTGACGGCCATCATGGCCGCCCGCTTCCTGGCCTCGGCCTTCTGCTCCGGCCCGGCCATCCTTTTGCTTCTGACCCTTCTGGTCCGGCGCCTGACCACCTTCGACCCGGGCAAGAAGGCCATCGACACCCTGGCCACGATCATCACCTACGCCATGTGCGTGAACGTGTTCTTCTTCCTGCTTGAGCTCTTCACCGCCTTCTACAGCAACATGCCCGGCCACATGGCCCCCATCGTGTATCTCTTCAAGGGATTCGACGGGGACACCACCCTGGTGCCGTTCATGTGGACGGCGGCCGTTCTGGCCATCATCTCCCTGGCCATGCTCATCCCCTACCAGATACGCCAGAAGCGTCCGGCCCTGATCACGGCGCTGATTTTCCTGGTCATCGCCTCCTGGATCGACAAGGGCATGGGGCTTATCGTGGCCGGTTTCGCGCCCAACCCCTTCGAGAAGGTCACCTCCTACCTGCCCACGGTTCCCGAGCTGATGGTCGCGTCCATGGTCTTCGCCATCGGTGCCCTGGTGCTCACGGTGCTGTGGAAGGTGGCCCTTGGCGTCCGCTCCGAGGTCGAGGGCGGCAACCTCAGCATGGTGGCCCAGAAGTCCGAATAG
- a CDS encoding VOC family protein, whose translation MHYTGINHLAMATGDMDATIRFWRDLLGMRLVAGLGRPGYRHYFFEISPQDMIAFFEWDGVAPLAEKDHGVPVAGPYAFDHVAIGVRDRNDLFEIKDRLDAAQFWVSEVIDHGFIFSVYSFDPNNIAIEFSCPVPGVDIRAHPAMADKRPSDVTKEGAEPQPGKWPRVDRPTPLAERRIYPGEGRELLADEE comes from the coding sequence ATGCACTACACCGGCATCAATCACCTGGCCATGGCCACCGGGGACATGGATGCCACCATCCGGTTCTGGCGCGACCTTCTGGGCATGCGTCTGGTGGCCGGACTGGGACGCCCCGGATACCGCCACTATTTCTTCGAGATAAGCCCCCAGGACATGATCGCCTTTTTCGAGTGGGACGGGGTGGCCCCCCTTGCGGAAAAGGATCACGGGGTGCCGGTCGCGGGACCCTACGCCTTCGATCACGTGGCCATCGGCGTGCGCGACCGCAATGATCTGTTCGAGATCAAGGACCGGCTCGATGCGGCACAGTTCTGGGTGTCCGAGGTCATCGACCACGGGTTCATCTTTTCCGTGTATTCCTTCGATCCCAACAACATCGCCATCGAGTTTAGCTGTCCCGTGCCGGGCGTGGACATCCGCGCCCATCCGGCCATGGCCGACAAGCGGCCCTCGGACGTGACCAAAGAAGGGGCCGAGCCGCAGCCGGGAAAATGGCCCCGGGTCGACCGTCCCACCCCCCTTGCCGAACGGCGCATCTATCCCGGCGAGGGCCGGGAGCTTTTGGCCGACGAGGAATAG
- the dapF gene encoding diaminopimelate epimerase has translation MDFDMPGTGRTIPFFKMQGCGNDFALIDNRQARVPVVAMAEWATKVCRKAFGVGADGLIFLEEAPAGSTADYIWHFYNADGSRAEMCGNGARCAARLAFLIGLAPAVHVLGTDAGDIQAEVSPGTNQVRVRLTTPKGLLLGMELEVEGMTVPFHFVDTGVPHAVVVREDVADLDVAGLGRAMRYHEEFAPAGTNVNFIQVEGHGRLRLRTYERGVEAETYACGTGAVASVVVAGALGLVGGEVEVVTSGGEVLGVRVGEGGPFLRGAAELMFWGDMDLGAMGLSHP, from the coding sequence ATGGACTTCGACATGCCGGGCACGGGGCGGACGATTCCTTTTTTCAAGATGCAGGGGTGCGGCAACGACTTCGCGTTGATCGACAATCGCCAGGCCCGGGTGCCTGTGGTCGCCATGGCCGAATGGGCGACCAAGGTCTGCCGCAAGGCCTTCGGCGTGGGCGCGGACGGGCTCATCTTCCTGGAGGAGGCCCCGGCCGGCTCCACGGCCGATTACATCTGGCATTTTTACAACGCCGACGGATCCCGGGCCGAGATGTGCGGCAACGGGGCCCGGTGCGCGGCCAGGCTGGCCTTTCTCATCGGACTGGCCCCGGCCGTGCATGTCCTGGGCACCGACGCCGGGGACATCCAGGCCGAGGTCTCTCCGGGAACAAACCAGGTCCGGGTGCGGCTGACCACGCCCAAGGGGCTGCTTTTGGGCATGGAACTCGAGGTGGAGGGCATGACCGTGCCCTTTCATTTCGTGGACACGGGCGTGCCCCATGCCGTGGTCGTGCGCGAGGATGTGGCCGACCTGGACGTGGCCGGGCTTGGACGGGCCATGCGCTACCACGAGGAATTCGCCCCGGCCGGGACCAACGTGAATTTCATCCAGGTCGAGGGACACGGCCGTTTGCGGCTGCGCACCTACGAGCGCGGGGTGGAGGCCGAGACCTATGCCTGCGGCACGGGGGCCGTGGCCTCGGTCGTGGTGGCCGGAGCCCTGGGGCTGGTGGGCGGCGAGGTGGAGGTGGTCACCTCGGGCGGCGAGGTGCTCGGCGTGCGCGTGGGCGAGGGCGGGCCGTTTCTTCGCGGCGCGGCCGAACTGATGTTCTGGGGCGACATGGACCTCGGCGCCATGGGCCTTTCGCACCCCTAA
- a CDS encoding tetratricopeptide repeat protein, which yields MSTVMRVKTDQSAKRYEKIVLDYFNEGGLMLVCSDDDAFVKVLRFTISQLKLDIRTFCREFVDYDDVVAQTGKLAEKAAVPVIVFLERRIHKTSCIKAVKVLAGFFPDKVKIIVVSGETSREEIILAHEIGATSFITKPISANAIIEKTAFAIRPNTQLGVLMDRCAALLESGELADAEALAGRIFEIKPDSLKGHLLMGDLEARRGNHKKAEKHYLNAYKSEKLFIEPLKKLVDLSVQTGNADKKLFFLNKLDVLSPLNFERKVEIGEAYLERDETDKAREYFEQARKVVGKVAGDLVSESLMEIARKIGEKDEELALAYMTEAIAAKGAQLCRDDLWMFNNRGIVLRRQGKWKEAVDNYAKALTLAPGDAGLFYNIGVAYADGRVHDKAWDFFQKATEADPGILRQAPSVPYNVAMALHRTRQPEEAKKYLNMALELDPGYEPAKKLLASLS from the coding sequence ATGTCCACTGTCATGCGGGTCAAGACCGACCAATCCGCCAAGAGATACGAAAAGATCGTCCTTGACTATTTCAATGAGGGCGGCCTGATGCTCGTGTGCAGCGACGACGACGCCTTCGTCAAGGTGCTGCGTTTCACCATCTCCCAACTCAAGCTGGACATCCGCACCTTCTGCCGCGAATTCGTGGACTACGACGACGTGGTGGCCCAGACCGGCAAACTGGCCGAGAAGGCCGCCGTGCCCGTGATCGTGTTCCTGGAGCGACGCATCCACAAGACCTCCTGCATCAAGGCGGTCAAGGTGCTTGCGGGCTTTTTTCCGGACAAGGTGAAAATCATCGTGGTCAGCGGCGAGACCTCCCGGGAGGAGATCATTCTGGCCCACGAGATCGGGGCCACAAGCTTCATCACCAAGCCCATCTCGGCCAACGCCATCATCGAAAAGACGGCCTTCGCCATCAGGCCCAACACCCAGCTCGGGGTGCTCATGGACCGGTGCGCCGCCTTGCTGGAAAGCGGGGAACTGGCCGATGCCGAGGCCCTGGCCGGGCGCATCTTTGAAATCAAGCCCGATAGCCTCAAGGGACACCTGCTTATGGGCGACCTCGAGGCGCGCCGGGGAAACCACAAAAAGGCTGAAAAGCACTATCTGAACGCCTACAAGAGCGAAAAACTGTTCATCGAACCCCTCAAAAAGCTCGTGGACCTCAGCGTCCAGACTGGAAATGCGGACAAAAAACTGTTTTTCTTAAATAAACTCGATGTCCTCTCCCCACTGAACTTCGAGCGCAAGGTGGAGATCGGTGAGGCCTACCTGGAACGCGACGAGACCGACAAGGCCAGGGAATATTTCGAGCAGGCCAGAAAGGTGGTCGGCAAGGTCGCCGGGGACCTGGTCAGCGAGTCGCTCATGGAGATCGCCCGAAAGATCGGTGAGAAGGATGAGGAACTGGCCCTGGCCTACATGACCGAGGCCATCGCGGCCAAGGGCGCGCAGCTTTGCCGCGACGACCTGTGGATGTTCAATAACCGGGGCATCGTCCTGCGCCGGCAGGGCAAATGGAAAGAGGCCGTGGACAACTACGCCAAGGCCCTGACCCTGGCCCCGGGAGACGCCGGGCTTTTTTACAACATCGGCGTGGCCTACGCCGACGGCCGGGTCCACGACAAGGCCTGGGACTTTTTTCAAAAGGCCACCGAGGCCGATCCGGGGATTTTGCGCCAGGCGCCGTCCGTACCCTACAACGTCGCCATGGCCCTGCATCGGACCAGACAACCCGAGGAGGCCAAAAAATATCTGAACATGGCCCTGGAACTCGATCCCGGCTACGAACCCGCCAAGAAACTGCTGGCCAGCCTGTCCTGA
- a CDS encoding HD domain-containing phosphohydrolase → MPPGRRKILFVDDDPETLAAYGRVLRKKYDLDMAQGAIRGLEAVAENGPYAVVVSDLRMPGMDGVEFFSRLRKACPDTVRVMLTGYADIRSAMDAVNTGHVFRFLAKPCAEEELDAALVAALEQYGLVTAERTFLKGTLRGTIKVLTDLLILLNARAHGRSARVKRIVLDVAGYLGIPEPWRLELAVMLSQIGCAVLPERMLADMLRQGGLDERRQRLFDQHPRIAGDLLANIPRLAEVAAIIRFQEKRYDGSGPPPDGPSGQDIPMGARLLKVALDYDTLISSGRDKAHALAAMRERSGWYDPRVFEAFATLAGSREGFSRGEVATGELTPGMVLAQDVVLAGEVAASAGATVDHVLIERLRQAGDQAPDSLAVSVAPEADCTLLRLEPELADMLRRERRDTDG, encoded by the coding sequence GTGCCGCCAGGCAGACGCAAGATACTGTTCGTGGACGACGATCCGGAGACCCTGGCCGCCTATGGCCGGGTGCTACGCAAGAAATACGACCTGGATATGGCCCAGGGGGCGATCCGGGGCCTTGAGGCCGTGGCCGAGAACGGTCCCTATGCCGTGGTGGTGTCGGACCTGCGCATGCCCGGCATGGACGGGGTGGAGTTTTTTTCCAGATTGCGCAAGGCGTGTCCGGACACGGTCCGGGTCATGCTCACCGGCTATGCCGACATTCGCTCGGCCATGGACGCGGTCAATACCGGGCACGTGTTCCGCTTCCTGGCCAAACCCTGCGCCGAGGAGGAACTCGACGCCGCCCTGGTCGCCGCCCTCGAACAATACGGGCTGGTCACGGCGGAACGCACCTTCCTCAAGGGCACCCTGCGGGGTACCATCAAGGTCCTCACGGATCTGCTGATTCTGCTCAACGCCAGGGCCCACGGCCGTTCGGCCCGGGTCAAGCGCATCGTCCTGGACGTGGCCGGGTATCTGGGCATTCCCGAGCCCTGGAGGCTCGAACTGGCGGTCATGCTGTCCCAGATCGGCTGCGCCGTGCTGCCCGAGCGGATGCTGGCGGACATGCTGCGCCAGGGCGGGCTCGACGAACGACGTCAGAGGCTTTTCGACCAGCATCCCAGAATCGCCGGAGACCTTTTGGCCAACATCCCCAGGCTCGCCGAGGTGGCCGCGATCATCCGGTTCCAGGAAAAACGCTACGACGGCTCGGGCCCCCCGCCAGACGGTCCGAGCGGCCAGGACATTCCCATGGGGGCGAGGCTTTTGAAGGTGGCTTTGGACTATGACACGCTTATTTCCTCGGGCCGCGACAAGGCCCACGCCCTGGCGGCCATGCGCGAACGCTCCGGGTGGTACGATCCCCGCGTCTTCGAGGCCTTCGCCACCCTGGCCGGGAGCCGCGAGGGATTTTCGCGCGGCGAGGTGGCCACCGGGGAGCTCACGCCGGGCATGGTGTTGGCCCAGGACGTGGTTTTGGCGGGCGAGGTGGCGGCAAGCGCCGGCGCGACCGTGGATCATGTCCTGATCGAGCGGCTCAGGCAGGCCGGGGACCAGGCCCCGGACTCCCTGGCGGTCTCGGTCGCGCCCGAGGCGGACTGCACGCTGTTGCGGCTCGAACCGGAACTGGCGGACATGCTGCGGCGGGAGCGGCGGGACACGGATGGCTAG